A region from the Gossypium hirsutum mitochondrion, complete genome genome encodes:
- the atp6 gene encoding ATP synthase F1 subunit 6 has translation MEPPQPPIVPSPLEQFEIVPLIDLKIGNLYFSFTNPSLFMLLTLSLFLLLVHFVTKKGGGKLVPNAWQSLVELIYDFVLNPVNEQIGGLSSNVKQKYFPCISVTFTFSLFRNPQGMIPYSFTVTSHFLITLGLSFSLFIGITIVGFQRNGIHFLSFLLPAGVPLPLAPFLVLLELISYCFRALSLGIRLFANMMAGHSLVKILSGFAWTMLCMNNLFYFIGDLGPLFIVLALTGLELGVAILQAHVSTILICIYLNDAINLHQSAYLFFYN, from the coding sequence ATGGAACCACCCCAACCACCCATCGTCCCCAGCCCCCTTGAGCAATTTGAGATTGTGCCATTGATTGATTTGAAGATTGGAAACTTGTATTTCTCATTCACAAATCCATCTTTGTTTATGCTGCTAACTCTCAGTTTGTTCCTACTTCTGGTTCATTTTGTTACTAAAAAGGGAGGAGGAAAGTTAGTACCAAATGCTTGGCAATCCTTGGTAGAGCTTATTTATGATTTCGTGCTGAACCCGGTAAACGAACAAATAGGCGGTCTTTCCAGTAATGTGAAACAAAAGTATTTCCCTTGCATCTCGGTCACTTTTACTTTTTCGTTATTTCGTAATCCCCAGGGTATGATACCTTATAGCTTCACAGTTACAAGTCATTTTCTCATTACTTTGGGTCTCTCATTTTCTCTTTTTATTGGCATTACTATAGTGGGATTTCAAAGAAATGGGATACATTTTTTAAGCTTTTTATTACCCGCAGGAGTCCCACTACCCTTAGCACCTTTTTTAGTACTCCTTGAGCTAATCTCTTATTGTTTTCGCGCATTAAGCTTAGGAATACGTTTATTTGCTAATATGATGGCTGGGCATAGTTTAGTAAAGATTTTAAGTGGCTTCGCTTGGACTATGCTATGTATGAATAATCTTTTCTATTTCATAGGAGATCTTGGGCCTTTATTTATAGTTCTTGCATTAACAGGTCTGGAATTAGGTGTAGCTATATTACAAGCTCATGTTTCTACAATCTTAATCTGTATTTACTTAAATGATGCTATAAATCTTCATCAAAGTGCTTACTTATTTTTTTATAATTGA